Proteins encoded within one genomic window of Humulus lupulus chromosome 1, drHumLupu1.1, whole genome shotgun sequence:
- the LOC133810612 gene encoding uncharacterized protein LOC133810612, translating to MESTPVNWEALDALVIDFAKSENLIEDSSPSSSSSPSSVHYSPSSPSSSSPSLSSSSYHSRVIIRQIRRLLETGEVDTAIDLLRAHAPFILDDHRLLFRLHKQKFIELLRRGTVEDRDSAINCLRTSLAPCALDAYPEAYEEFKHVLLAFIYDKDDQTSPVANEWSERRRFDIAGLLSTVLRAHLHAYDPLFSMTLRYLISIHKGFCFRQGIFSPISDLTERLLLEDRDPPATPQESSYEAPPFDEVDIQALAHAVELTRQGAVDSLRFAKGDLFQAFQNELCRMKLDVSMLDELVHEYCVYRGIVDSVHATPSGNHPVSKQLKVDQPVLALRSSRELTGEVDCSASKNSEDDSSIIDEQMDVSPEKNVEATSMQGIDVEVRYACEPTSFHEDCSTSGSHQPQNLRIQQRSRISAGERSKRKRWRGRHDNDCHTPSTSLDESNKQEHRTSNTYVSREQQSLERHSLLDINNREDKYEIVHGVKELASKGMAAEVVEEVNAIDLDFFVQNPTLLFQLKQVEFLKLVSSGDYSSALRVACSHLGPLASSDPTLLKPLKETLLALLQPNEDALGKGLPLHALASSLQVAIGKRLGIEEPQLMKIIRTTLHSHSEWFKLQMCKDRFENLLQIDSLKEANPSLLTTIATSKLATDRSSIGSPQVTQSSSSRMSEDGSSPTQVSSRDVVCDENAILKVMEFLALPRADAIHLLAQYNGNAETVIQQIFA from the exons ATGGAGTCCACGCCCGTTAACTGGGAAGCACTCGATGCCTTAGTCATCGATTTTGCTAAATCTGAGAACCTAATCGAAGACTCGTCTCCGTCTTCTTCTTCGTCGCCGTCCTCCGTACATTATTCGCCCTCTTCGCCTTCGTCTTCATCTCCGTCTCTTTCTTCCTCCTCTTATCATTCTAGAGTAATCATTCGCCAGATCAGGCGGTTGTTGGAGACTGGTGAGGTTGATACCGCTATCGATCTCCTTCGAGCACACGCACCTTTCATTCTCGATGATCACAGGCTTCTCTTCCGATTACATAAGCAG AAATTTATTGAGCTATTGAGAAGAGGAACTGTGGAGGATCGTGATTCTGCAATTAATTGCTTGAGGACCTCTCTTGCTCCTTGTGCTCTTGATGCCTACCCG GAAGCATATGAGGAATTCAAGCATGTGCTTCTTGCCTTCATTTATGACAAAGATGACCAGACTTCTCCAGTGGCAAATGAG TGGTCTGAAAGGAGGAGATTTGACATTGCCGGACTATTGTCAACTGTATTAAGAGCTCATTTACATGCTTATGATCCACTTTTTTCAATGACATTAAGATATTTGATAAG CATACATAAAGGATTTTGCTTTCGCCAAGGAATATTTTCACCCATATCAGATCTTACTGAGAGGTTGCTCCTTGAGGACCGTGACCCTCCTGCAACACCCCAAGAGAGCTCATATGAAGCCCCCCCATTTGATGAG GTGGACATTCAAGCTCTTGCGCATGCTGTGGAACTTACAAGACAAGGAGCAGTTGATAGCTTGAGATTTGCAAAGGGTGACTTATTCCAGGCATTTCAG AATGAATTATGTCGGATGAAATTGGATGTCTCAATGCTTGATGAGCTTGTACATGAATATTGTGTTTATCGGGGCATTGTGGATTCTGTTCATGCAACCCCTTCTG GAAATCACCCTGTTTCCAAACAGTTGAAAGTTGATCAACCGGTGCTTGCTCTTCGTTCATCAAGAGAATTAACTGGTGAAGTGGATTGTAGTGCCAGTAAAAATTCTGAGGATGATTCTTCCATTATTGATGAACAGATGGATGTTTCACCTGAAAAGAATGTCGAAGCAACTAGCATGCAAGGAATTGATGTTGAAGTACGATATGCTTGTGAACCAACCTCCTTTCATGAAGACTGTAGCACCAGTGGATCTCATCAACCTCAAAATTTAAGGATTCAGCAAAGAAGCAGAATCAGTGCTGGAGAAAGAAGTAAACGTAAGCGGTGGAGGGGAAGACATGATAATGACTGTCATACTCCGAGCACATCTTTAGATGAATCTAATAAGCAAGAACATAGGACAAGTAATACATATGTCTCCCGGGAACAACAG AGTTTGGAAAGACATTCCCTGTTAGATATAAACAACAGGGAGgataaatatgagattgttcaTGGGGTGAAGGAATTAGCTAGTAAAGGAATGGCTGCAGAGGTTGTCGAAGAAGTTAATGCTATAGATCTAGACTTCTTTGTGCAAAATCCTACTTTGCTATTCCAGCTTAAGCAG gTTGAATTCCTGAAGTTGGTGAGTTCTGGAGATTATTCTAGTGCTCTGAGGGTGGCGTGCTCCCACTTAGGTCCTTTGGCTTCTAGTGATCCAACTTTACTGAAACCTCTGAAGGAGACTCTGTTGGCACTGCTCCAGCCTAATGAAGATGCACTCGGAAAAGGCTTGCCTTTACATGCTCTTGCAAGTTCACTCCAG GTTGCAATTGGTAAAAGGCTTGGAATAGAAGAACCACAGCTAATGAAAATAATTAGAACTACCCTTCACTCACATAGTGAGTGGTTTAAACTTCAAATGTGCAAAGATCGCTTCGAAAATCTTTTACAAATTGATTCCTTGAAAGAAGCTAATCCTTCTTTGCTTACGACTATTGCTACATCAAAGTTGGCTACAGACAGATCTTCGATTGGATCACCCCAGGTTACTCAGTCTTCAAGTAGTAGGATGTCAGAAGATGGTAGCAGTCCTACTCAAGTGTCCTCTAGAGATGTTGTATGTGATGAAAATGCAATTTTAAAAGTTATG GAATTTCTGGCACTGCCAAGGGCTGATGCTATCCATCTTCTTGCTCAGTACAATGGGAATGCCGAGACAGTAATTCAGCAAATTTTTGCATAG
- the LOC133810628 gene encoding patatin-like protein 3, with protein MASITTKIQKLPPKYGNIITILSIDGGGIRGIIPGVILSHLESQLQLVDDNKDARLADYFDVIAGTSTGGLITGMLSAPNANNRPLFAAKDVVPFYLDHSPKIFPQTRGIFADTVNLVKALAGPKYDGKYLHNLISKNLGGVKLHQALTNVVIPTFDINKLQPVIFSSYQITTSRVLDAPLSDICIGTSAAPTFLPAHLFTNKDNESGTTEQFNLIDGGIAVNNPALVAISEVSRQIIRKNPDFNPDKPMDYNRFLVVSIGTGSKRSEQKYDAKMASKWGIISWIFNNGSTPILDFYSEASADMIHYHNSVVFQAFRSEDSYLRIDDDTLKGDAASVDVATEENLNKLVEVGQNLLKKPVSRLNVDTGIYEPIQNGGTNEEALKRFAKLLSEEKKRRESNAQQK; from the exons ATGGCAAGCATAACCACAAAAATTCAAAAGTTACCTCCAAAATATGGAAATATCATAACAATTCTCAGCATAGATGGAGGAGGCATCAGAGGAATCATCCCTGGAGTTATTCTTTCTCACCTTGAATCTCAGCttcag TTGGTGGATGATAATAAAGATGCAAGACTAGCTGATTACTTCGACGTAATAGCGGGAACTAGCACAGGTGGCCTTATAACAGGCATGTTATCAGCACCAAACGCCAACAACAGACCTTTGTTTGCTGCCAAAGATGTTGTCCCATTTTACCTTGACCACAGTCCAAAAATCTTCCCTCAAACTAG GGGAATATTTGCCGATACTGTTAATCTGGTGAAAGCATTAGCAGGACCCAAGTACGATGGAAAGTATCTTCACAACCTGATATCAAAGAATTTAGGTGGAGTGAAGTTGCATCAGGCTTTGACCAATGTAGTTATTCCTACTTTCGACATCAACAAACTCCAACCTGTTATATTTTCTTCTTACCAG ATAACAACCTCAAGAGTCTTGGATGCTCCACTTTCAGACATTTGCATAGGTACTTCGGCTGCACCAACCTTCTTGCCTGCTCACCTTTTTACAAACAAAGATAATGAATCTGGAACTACTGAACAGTTTAACCTCATAGATGGGGGCATAGCTGTTAATAATCcg GCTTTGGTGGCAATCAGTGAAGTCTCCAGACAAATTATTAGGAAAAATCCAGATTTTAACCCGGATAAGCCTATGGATTACAATCGTTTTCTTGTGGTGTCAATAGGAACGGGTTCAAAAAGGAGTGAACAAAAATACGATGCTAAAATGGCTTCTAAGTGGGGCATCATATCATGGATATTTAACAATGGATCTACTCCTATATTAGATTTTTACAGTGAAGCCAGTGCTGATATGATTCATTACCATAATTCTGTGGTTTTTCAAGCCTTTCGGTCTGAAGATAGCTACCTACGTATTGAT GATGACACACTAAAAGGGGACGCAGCCTCCGTGGATGTAGCAACCGAAGAGAACTTGAATAAATTAGTGGAAGTGGGTCAAAATCTGCTGAAAAAGCCAGTTTCACGCCTCAATGTGGATACCGGTATCTATGAACCTATTCAGAATGGTGGTACCAACGAGGAAGCCCTGAAAAG GTTTGCTAAGTTACTTTCCGAAGAAAAGAAACGCCGGGAGTCCAATGCCCAGCAGAAATAG